The following are encoded together in the Solenopsis invicta isolate M01_SB chromosome 14, UNIL_Sinv_3.0, whole genome shotgun sequence genome:
- the LOC105207677 gene encoding cell cycle checkpoint control protein RAD9A has protein sequence MKCVVPGGNVKILAKAIHTLAKIGDEVYVNPQKESVSFRTVNMAKSAYSDFMFHKNFFSYYTLGDLSEGEAQKCKISMRSAMTVFKSAHTIDKQVETCHIHLEIDACNLVFIFKYKNGIKKSHLTPILDTENLQVSYTKDGMVNELTSRARTLTDALQNFAQTLIEITLEITPHKLLFRNYVDEASVMVNTTRTQLALGSGEFDRYTIGNETSVTFCLKELRALLGFSENVGVPITASFGTSGRPILFILKSQAFEANMLMSTLSPEGDNQSDSSVVSRKIQSARRKNASSKSISRNNKSSTRSKKPVNHQIDDMFKNKSLEKKNQLNQTCNQNGNVSVGVISAKANNSINDIRENNLHTEEQSRHSVAFNPISTSSTTNRKISEGDRKLVNSVFSSITKRKSTNDEKNCKKKEDPIDCIDLEEDVPRSPSPRRVSKKARVVFQKCFENTFDPRMLPGHDTILVEDSDENNSD, from the exons ATGAAATGCGTCGTACCCGGCGGAAACGTCAAAA TCTTGGCAAAGGCAATACATACGTTAGCAAAGATTGGCGACGAAGTATATGTGAATCCGCAAAAGGAGTCAGTCTCTTTTCGCACTGTCAACATGGCAAAATCGGCGTATTCCGACTTCATGTTCCACAAAAACTTCTTTTCCTACTACACTCTTGGAGACCTCTCAGAAGGAGAGGCACAGAAGTGTAAAATTTCAATGAgg agcGCAATGACAGTCTTCAAATCTGCACATACAATAGATAAGCAAGTGGAAACTTGTCATATTCATTTAGAGATAGATGCCTGCAATTTAGTGTTCatctttaaatacaaaaatggtATTAAGAAGTCTCATCTGACGCCCATTCTGGATACTGAAAATTTACAA GTATCATACACTAAGGATGGTATGGTCAATGAATTGACGTCGCGGGCTCGAACGTTAACGGACGCTCTGCAGAATTTTGCACAAACTTTGATCGAAATAACACTCGAGATAACGCCACATAAATTGTTGTTTAGGAACTATGTGGACGAAGCATCAG TTATGGTAAATACTACACGTACCCAGCTGGCTCTTGGTAGCGGAGAGTTTGATCGCTACACCATTGGCAACGAGACAAGTGTTACGTTTTGTTTGAAAGAGCTCAGAGCGTTACTCGGCTTCAGTGAAAACGTAGGTGTCCCCATTACTGCGAGTTTCGGAACATCGGGGAG accaatattatttatactgaAGAGTCAAGCTTTCGAGGCAAATATGCTGATGTCAACTCTGAGTCCAGAGGGTGACAATCAATCAGATTCGTCGGTTGTCAGCAGGAAAATTCAGTCTGCTCGAAGAAAGAATGCTTCTTCAAAGAGTATATCCCGCAACAACAAATCCTCTACTCGATCGAAAAAACCTGTCAACCATCAAATTGATGATATGTTTAAGAATAAGTCActagaaaagaaaaatcaattgaATCAAACATGCAACCAAAACGGAAATGTTTCTGTGGGCGTCATTTCTGCAAAAGCGAATAATTCTATAAATGATATCCGAGAAAACAATTTGCATACAGAGGAACAGAGTCGTCACTCTGTCGCGTTTAATCCTATCAGCACATCTTCGACGACTAATAGAAAGATTTCGGAGGGTGACCGAAAACTAGTAAATTCAGTATTTTCTAGTATCACAAAAAGAAAATCAACAAATGACGAAAAGAATTGTAAGAAGAAAGAAGATCCAATAGATTGTATTGACTTGGAGGAAGATGTGCCACGGTCGCCGTCACCACGTCGAGTGTCTAAGAAAGCGAGAGTAGTATTTCAAAAGTGCTTTGAAAATACTTTTGATCCGCGAATGTTACCTGGTCATGACACTATCCTAGTAGAAGATTCCGATGAGAATAATAGTGATTAA
- the LOC105207679 gene encoding vacuolar protein sorting-associated protein 29 — protein MLVLVLGDLHIPHRCSSLPSKFKKLLVPGRIQHILCTGNLCTKESYDYLKTLASDVHVVRGDFDENLNYPEQKVVTVGQFRIGLSHGHQVVPWGDPESLALIQRQLDVDILISGHTHKFEAYEHENKFYINPGSATGAYNPLDTSVIPSFVLMDIQSSTVVTYVYQLVGDEVKVERIEYKKS, from the exons ATG ctTGTGTTGGTATTGGGAGATTTGCACATTCCACACAGATGTAGTAGTCTCCCAAGTAAATTCAAGAAACTGTTGGTACCGGGAAGAATACAGCATATTTTATGTACTGGCAATCTCTGTACAAAGGAATCCTATGATTATCTCAAGACACTAGCCAGCGATGTACATGTGGTCAGAGGAGATTTTGATGAG AATCTAAATTATCCGGAACAAAAAGTAGTTACTGTAGGCCAGTTCAGAATAGGACTTTCTCATGGGCATCAAGTGGTGCCATGGGGTGATCCAGAATCTTTAGCCTTGATACAAAGACAATTGGATGTCGATATTCTCATATCTGGGCACACACATAAATTCGAAGCTTACGaacatgaaaataaattctatatcaATCCTGGATCAGCTACTGGAGCTTACAATCCTCTAGATAC gtCAGTTATACCATCATTTGTGTTGATGGATATTCAAAGTTCAACAGTGGTTACTTATGTGTACCAATTGGTCGGAGACGAAGTTAAAGTAGAAAGAATTGAATATAAGAAGAGTTAG
- the LOC105207678 gene encoding ubiquitin recognition factor in ER-associated degradation protein 1 isoform X1: protein MTFQFQFGFNMFPEIPRPFNTQYKCFSVSMLPGTYRQDVERGGKIIMPPSALEQLTRLNIIYPMLFKLTNKKTNRITHCGVLEFIADEGKVYLPYWMMHNLLLEEGELLNVESVSLPVATFSRFQPQSEDFLDITNPKAVLENGLRSFACLTTGDVIAIKYNQKIYEMCVLETKPGPAVSIIECDMNVEFAPPVGYKEPVRAAKKEEDDIEHLADMMPAQTGFVPFQGEGVRLDGKKRKETPKQETVAAKPTYVRGIPDYEYQIGTLRFLRNMKPANNKETKDPDEFKAFTGEGFTLLRKSRK from the exons ATGACTTTCCAGTTTCAGTTCGGGTTCAACATGTTCCCGGAGATTCCGCGGCCCTTCAACACCCAATATAAATGTTTCTCAGTGTCGATGTTGCCCGGGACTTATCGCCAGGACGTTGAACGCGGCGGCAAGA TAATCATGCCACCGTCTGCTCTGGAGCAGCTCACCAGGCTCAACATCATTTACCCAATGCTATTTAAATTGACCAACAAGAAGACAAACAGAATTACTCATTGTGGTGTATTGGAGTTCATTGCCGACGAAGGCAAAGTCTATTTACCTTACTGG ATGATGCATAATCTTTTGTTGGAGGAAGGCGAGTTACTAAATGTAGAGAGTGTGTCATTGCCAGTTGCAACATTTTCACGCTTTCAACCACAGTCGGAGGATTTTCTGGATATCACAAACCCAAAGGCAGTATTGGAGAACGGCCTGCGTAGCTTTGCCTGTCTAACCACGGGCGATGTGATTGCAATCAAATACAATCAAAAGATTTACGAGATGTGCGTGCTTGAAACTAAGCCTGGTCCAGCGGTCAGTATCATCGAGTGCGACATGAACGTGGAATTTGCGCCACCGGTAGGCTACAAAGAGCCAGTGCGAGCGGCAAAGAAAGAAGAGGACGACATAGAGCATCTGGCTGATATGATGCCAGCGCAGACTGGCTTTGTACCTTTCCAAGGTGAAGGTGTCCGGCTGGATGGTAAAAAGCGTAAAGAAACGCCCAAGCAGGAAACCGTAGCTGCCAAGCCGACCTATGTTCGAGGAATACCGGATTACGAGTATCAAATAGGTACTCTCAGGTTCTTGCGAAATATGAAGCCAGCGAATAATAAGGAG ACAAAGGATCCAGATGAATTTAAGGCGTTTACTGGCGAAGGATTTACTCTTTTGAGAAAATCCAGAAAGTGA
- the LOC105207678 gene encoding ubiquitin fusion degradation protein 1 homolog isoform X2: MFQFGFNMFPEIPRPFNTQYKCFSVSMLPGTYRQDVERGGKIIMPPSALEQLTRLNIIYPMLFKLTNKKTNRITHCGVLEFIADEGKVYLPYWMMHNLLLEEGELLNVESVSLPVATFSRFQPQSEDFLDITNPKAVLENGLRSFACLTTGDVIAIKYNQKIYEMCVLETKPGPAVSIIECDMNVEFAPPVGYKEPVRAAKKEEDDIEHLADMMPAQTGFVPFQGEGVRLDGKKRKETPKQETVAAKPTYVRGIPDYEYQIGTLRFLRNMKPANNKETKDPDEFKAFTGEGFTLLRKSRK, translated from the exons ATG TTTCAGTTCGGGTTCAACATGTTCCCGGAGATTCCGCGGCCCTTCAACACCCAATATAAATGTTTCTCAGTGTCGATGTTGCCCGGGACTTATCGCCAGGACGTTGAACGCGGCGGCAAGA TAATCATGCCACCGTCTGCTCTGGAGCAGCTCACCAGGCTCAACATCATTTACCCAATGCTATTTAAATTGACCAACAAGAAGACAAACAGAATTACTCATTGTGGTGTATTGGAGTTCATTGCCGACGAAGGCAAAGTCTATTTACCTTACTGG ATGATGCATAATCTTTTGTTGGAGGAAGGCGAGTTACTAAATGTAGAGAGTGTGTCATTGCCAGTTGCAACATTTTCACGCTTTCAACCACAGTCGGAGGATTTTCTGGATATCACAAACCCAAAGGCAGTATTGGAGAACGGCCTGCGTAGCTTTGCCTGTCTAACCACGGGCGATGTGATTGCAATCAAATACAATCAAAAGATTTACGAGATGTGCGTGCTTGAAACTAAGCCTGGTCCAGCGGTCAGTATCATCGAGTGCGACATGAACGTGGAATTTGCGCCACCGGTAGGCTACAAAGAGCCAGTGCGAGCGGCAAAGAAAGAAGAGGACGACATAGAGCATCTGGCTGATATGATGCCAGCGCAGACTGGCTTTGTACCTTTCCAAGGTGAAGGTGTCCGGCTGGATGGTAAAAAGCGTAAAGAAACGCCCAAGCAGGAAACCGTAGCTGCCAAGCCGACCTATGTTCGAGGAATACCGGATTACGAGTATCAAATAGGTACTCTCAGGTTCTTGCGAAATATGAAGCCAGCGAATAATAAGGAG ACAAAGGATCCAGATGAATTTAAGGCGTTTACTGGCGAAGGATTTACTCTTTTGAGAAAATCCAGAAAGTGA
- the LOC105207681 gene encoding aspartate aminotransferase, mitochondrial → MAHTTRLLVTTGNFLKSACNSFSMAARSSSSWWSHVEMGPPDAILGVTEAYKRDQNSKKINLGAGAYRDDNGKPYVLPSVRKAEEKIRIKEMDKEYSTIAGNLEFCQHSINLALGEGNEVVANGLNATVQGISGTGSLFVGAQFLSHHFPGNKEIYLPIPSWGNHTPLFKLAGLTVKSYRYYDPKTCGLDFKGVVEDISNIPERSIILLHACAHNPTGVDPKPEQWGELSTLIKKKNLFPFFDMAYQGFASGDLTRDAYAVRLFIKEGHKIALAQSYAKNMGLYGERIGAFTLVTSSKDEAARTLSQLKILIRPMYSNPPIYGARIVNEILGDPELRKEWLGDVKGMADRIISVRTKLRDNLKKNGSTRDWSHITDQIGMFCYTGLKPNEVEKLTKDFSIYLTKDGRISMAGVTSKNVEYLAHAMHEVTK, encoded by the exons ATGGCACATACTACAAGGCTGCTCGTGACGACTGGCAATTTCTTGAAGAGCGCCTGCAATTCTTTCTCGATGGCCGCGAGATCCTCTAG TTCATGGTGGTCTCATGTTGAAATGGGACCACCAGATGCTATTCTGGGAGTCACGGAAGCTTACAAAAGAGATCAAAATTCAAAGAAGATCAATCTGGGCGCTGGTGCTTACAGAGATGACAATGGCAAACCATATGTTCTCCCGAGTGTTCGTAAG GCAGAGGAGAAAATACGAATCAAGGAAATGGACAAAGAATACTCCACAATTGCTGGCAATCTCGAGTTTTGTCAGCACAGTATTAATCTAGCTCTTGGGGAGGGAAATGAAGTTGTTGCGAATGGATTG aatgcaACAGTTCAAGGAATTTCTGGAACTGGTTCTCTCTTTGTTGGAGCACAATTTTTGTCTCATCATTTTCCTGGCAATAAGGAAATTTATCTACCAATTCCTTCATGGGGAAATCATACTCCTTTATTTAAACTTGCTGGGCTTACGGTCAAATCTTATCGTTATTACGATCCAAAAACATGTGGTTTGGATTTTAAAGGAGTAGTAGAAGATATATCT AATATTCCTGAGAGATCAATCATCCTTCTACATGCATGTGCTCACAATCCCACTGGCGTTGATCCCAAACCGGAACAATGGGGAGAATTGTCTACTctaattaaaaagaagaatttgTTTCCATTTTTCGATATGGCATATCAAGGCTTTGCCTCAG GAGATCTTACAAGAGATGCTTATGCAGTCAGACTATTCATTAAAGAAGGTCACAAAATTGCCTTAGCTCAATCCTATGCAAAGAATATGGGTCTTTATG gTGAACGTATTGGAGCATTCACTCTAGTGACATCTAGTAAAGATGAGGCTGCCCGCACTCTGTCGCAACTGAAGATTCTAATTAGGCCAATGTACTCAAACCCGCCGATTTACGGAGCTCGTATAGTTAACGAGATCCTTGGCGATCCTGAATTGCGAAAGGAATGGCTAGGTGATGTGAAGGGTATGGCCGATCGCATTATTTCGGTTCGCACGAAACTGCGCGACAATCTGAAGAAGAACGGCAGCACTCGTGATTGGTCTCACATCACCGATCAGATCGGAATGTTCTGTTACACTGGTCTAAAGCCGAATGAG GTAGAAAAACTTACAAAGGACTTTAGCATTTATCTGACTAAGGACGGTCGCATCTCCATGGCCGGCGTGACGTctaaaaatgtagaatatttgGCACATGCGATGCACGAAGTTACCAAGTAA